A portion of the Leptidea sinapis chromosome 27, ilLepSina1.1, whole genome shotgun sequence genome contains these proteins:
- the LOC126972791 gene encoding probable ATP-dependent RNA helicase DDX56, with product MGEENKMMFHEMELDDRILKALSQVGWSHPTVIQETAIPLLLEGKDVLMRARTGSGKTAAFAIPVIQKILNLKNTSTYQCIRALILSPSKELCGQIASVIADLTLKCSREVKCIDISASGDMHIQKSLLSDQPDIVVATPARALAHLKANSMRLKEDLSVLVVDEADLVFSFGYEDEVKELLGFLPKIYQAVLASATLSDDVLSLKKIVLRNPVTLKLEEPELAPSSQLQHYHLYAEEDDKAAILYALLKLNLIRGKSIIFVRTVDRCYKLKLYLEQFKIGSCVLNSELPASIRCLSVDQFNRGRFQIIIASDEKALEKPDGGLLKGEDIRKKKKQKSKRKKDRESGVSRGIDFQHVSNVINFDFPLDVNSYVHRAGRTARGNNQGSVLSFVSIKEKPLMEDVEAHLSKGFNGQKVIQKYSFALEEVEGFRYRSRDAWRAVTRIAVREARLQEIKRELLNCDKLKGYFEQQPGELAAIKRDKALHTVRLQQHLAHVPAYLLPAALRGDDGDEDTPAPAPAKRRQPHKFGSAKRHKYQARQSNPLHSFEVKGLQGASTDTT from the exons ATGGGCgaagaaaataaaatgatgtttCACGAAATGGAATTGGACGACCGTATTTTAAAG GCATTATCACAAGTTGGTTGGTCACACCCTACTGTAATACAAGAGACTGCAATACCTCTCCTCTTGGAAGGAAAGGACGTCCTGATGAGAGCAAGAACTGGTTCTGGTAAAACTGCAGCATTTGCAATACCAGTCatccaaaaaatattgaatttgaaaaacacTAGTACTTATCAGTGTATCAGAGCCCTTATTCTCTCCCCAAGTAAGGAGTTATGTGGTCAG ATTGCTTCAGTGATTGCAGATCTCACATTGAAATGCTCTAGAGAAGTAAAGTGCATAGATATCTCAGCCAGTGGTGACATGCATATACAGAAGTCGTTGTTATCAGACCAGCCTGACATAGTGGTGGCAACACCCGCCCGAGCACTAGCACATCTTAAAGCTAACAGTATGAGGCTTAAGGAGGATCTGTCCGTTCTAGTTGTTGATGAAGCTGACCTTGTCTTTTCCTTTGGATATGAAGATGAAGTGAAGGAACTGTTAGG GTTTTTACCAAAAATATACCAAGCCGTTCTAGCATCTGCCACACTATCAGATGATGTTCTAAGTCTCAAAAAGATAGTGCTCCGTAATCCGGTAACCCTGAAACTAGAAGAGCCTGAGCTGGCACCATCATCACAACTGCAGCACTACCATCTCTATGCAGAAGAGGATGACAAGGCGGCCATATTGTATGCACTACTCAAACTTAATTTGATAAGGGGGAAAAGTATCATATTTGTAAGAACAGTGGATAGATGTTACAA GCTTAAATTATATTTGGAACAGTTCAAGATTGGTTCGTGTGTTTTGAACTCGGAACTACCAGCTTCAATCAGATGTTTATCTGTGGATCAGTTCAACAGAGGCAGGTTCCAAATAATTATTGCATCTGATGAAAAGGCTTTGGAGAAGCCTGATGGAGGGTTACTAAAAGGAGAAGACAtcagaaaaaagaaaaag CAAAAATCGAAACGTAAAAAGGACAGAGAGTCAGGAGTGTCTCGGGGGATTGACTTCCAGCATGTCTCCAACGTTATCAACTTCGATTTTCCTTTAGATGTCAATTCCTATGTACACAGAGCGGGGAGGACGGCTCGAGGGAACAACCAA GGATCGGTGCTATCGTTTGTTTCAATTAAGGAGAAGCCGTTGATGGAAGATGTAGAAGCTCATTTATCAAAAGGATTCAATGGACAAAAAGTAATACA GAAGTACTCGTTCGCGCTGGAGGAAGTGGAGGGATTCCGGTACCGGTCGCGAGACGCTTGGCGCGCTGTCACTCGTATCGCCGTGCGGGAAGCACGCCTGCAGGAGATCAAACGCGAGCTGCTCAACTGTGACAAGCTGAAG gGATACTTCGAACAGCAGCCGGGTGAGCTCGCTGCCATCAAGCGGGACAAGGCGCTGCACACGGTTCGCCTGCAGCAGCACCTGGCGCACGTGCCCGCCTACCTGCTGCCGGCTGCGCTGCGCGGGGACGACGGAGACGAAGACACCCCCGCTCCGGCCCCCGCCAAACGGAGGCAGCCGCACAAGTTCGGAAGTGCCAAGCGGCACAAGTATCAG GCACGACAGAGCAACCCCTTGCACAGCTTCGAGGTGAAGGGCCTGCAGGGGGCTTCCACCGACACCACGTGA
- the LOC126972872 gene encoding uncharacterized protein LOC126972872 isoform X2, translated as MIDLGIRLIEYSRCGDSNWSTVPTVLWAVGSAAFAHRIVSSLFKRYMFRRIPLWEIILQHLIFIWIIIYSLHFWAILVKITKLLVQFLYSEREGRVVHEETEGSKLVQQCIIWFCGACPLAFYVHTRPRRTPQPMMIWITTNPWHRREMGPYGYYLNRPLPSIESSTISLREQAKALRKAYSDSRMLVNEQPKKRRMPKSI; from the exons ATGATAGATTTAGGTATTCGG TTAATAGAATACTCGCGATGTGGGGACAGCAACTGGTCCACAGTTCCAACAGTGCTGTGGGCGGTAGGCTCCGCTGCGTTCGCGCATCGCATCGTCTCCTCACTCTTCAAGCGGTACATGTTTAGGAGAATCCCGCTCTGGGAAATTATACTTCAG CACCTAATATTCATATGGATCATCATTTACAGTCTTCACTTTTGGGCGATTCTTGTGAAAATTACAAAACTTCTTGTTCAGTTCCTTTACAGTGAA AGAGAAGGCAGGGTTGTCCACGAGGAGACGGAGGGCAGCAAGCTGGTGCAGCAGTGTATAATCTGGTTCTGCGGCGCGTGTCCGCTGGCATTCTACGTGCACACTCGGCCGCGCCGTACTCCTCAGCCTATGATGATATG GATTACAACGAACCCATGGCACAGGCGTGAAATGGGTCCTTACGGGTACTACCTCAACCGGCCACTTCCGTCAATAGAAAGCTCCACCATATCGCTGCGGGAACAGGCCAAGGCGCTCCGGAAAGCATACAGCGACTCCAGAATGCTCGTCAACGAACAGCCTAAAAAGCGAAGAATGCccaaatctatttaa
- the LOC126972872 gene encoding uncharacterized protein LOC126972872 isoform X1 yields the protein MGNALIDYFNVQSSQLIEYSRCGDSNWSTVPTVLWAVGSAAFAHRIVSSLFKRYMFRRIPLWEIILQHLIFIWIIIYSLHFWAILVKITKLLVQFLYSEREGRVVHEETEGSKLVQQCIIWFCGACPLAFYVHTRPRRTPQPMMIWITTNPWHRREMGPYGYYLNRPLPSIESSTISLREQAKALRKAYSDSRMLVNEQPKKRRMPKSI from the exons ATGGGGAACGCTTTAATTGATTACTTTAATGTCCAGTCCTCTCAG TTAATAGAATACTCGCGATGTGGGGACAGCAACTGGTCCACAGTTCCAACAGTGCTGTGGGCGGTAGGCTCCGCTGCGTTCGCGCATCGCATCGTCTCCTCACTCTTCAAGCGGTACATGTTTAGGAGAATCCCGCTCTGGGAAATTATACTTCAG CACCTAATATTCATATGGATCATCATTTACAGTCTTCACTTTTGGGCGATTCTTGTGAAAATTACAAAACTTCTTGTTCAGTTCCTTTACAGTGAA AGAGAAGGCAGGGTTGTCCACGAGGAGACGGAGGGCAGCAAGCTGGTGCAGCAGTGTATAATCTGGTTCTGCGGCGCGTGTCCGCTGGCATTCTACGTGCACACTCGGCCGCGCCGTACTCCTCAGCCTATGATGATATG GATTACAACGAACCCATGGCACAGGCGTGAAATGGGTCCTTACGGGTACTACCTCAACCGGCCACTTCCGTCAATAGAAAGCTCCACCATATCGCTGCGGGAACAGGCCAAGGCGCTCCGGAAAGCATACAGCGACTCCAGAATGCTCGTCAACGAACAGCCTAAAAAGCGAAGAATGCccaaatctatttaa